GACGGCGCGCACGAAGACCGCTTCCCGCAGGATGTGCGGGAGCTGATGGCCTACCTGGGCCCGCCGCAACCCGGCGCGGCGGTGCGCGCCATCCCCGGCATCGGCACGCAGCTGCCGGTGTGGCTGCTGGGCAGCAGCCTGTACAGCGCGCAGCTGGCAGCGCACCTGGGGCTGCCGTTTGCGTTTGCCAGCCACTTCGCGCCCGAGATGCTGCTCGACGCGCTGCAGGTCTACCGCAGTACCTACCGGCCCAGCCCCCGACACCCCGAGCCAAACGCCATGGTGGCCGTCAACGTGGTGTGCGCCGACACCGATGACGAGGCCGCATTCCACTTCACCAGCCTGCAACAGCGCTTCCTGGGCATGCGGCGCGGCGCGCGCGGCCCGCTGCCGCGGCCGGTGGCGAGCATGGACGACCTGTGGACGCCGGCCGAGCGAGAGCAGGTGATGCGCATGCTGTGGGCCAGCGCCGTGGGCAGCCCCGACACGGTGGCGCGCCAGCTCAACCGGCTGCTGGCGCTGACGCAGGCCGACGAGTTGATCATCGCCGGCGCGACGCATGACCCGGCGGTGCGACTTCGCGGCTTGTCGCTGCTGGCGGGTGTGGTCGACCAGCTGGGTGTGGCGATGCCAGCCTGAGGGTGGTGTGAGTCGCGGCTGCGATGTTGGCTCTCGGCCCGTAGCGGTCCTTGGCCGCTGCGGGCCGAGAGCCGTCAGTGCGCCTGATCCCAGTTTGCCCCCGCGCCCACCTCGGCGACCAGCGGCACCCTCAACTGCGCCACGCCGGCCATCAGGCGCGGCAACGCGTCCCGCGCCCAGGGCAGTTCCACCTCGGGCACTTCGAGCACGAGTTCGTCGTGCACCTGCATCACCATGCGCGTGGCGCGCTGCTCGTCGTCGAGCGCCTGTTGCACCGCGATCATGGCCAGCTTGATGAGATCGGCCGCCGTGCCCTGCATGGGCGCGTTGATGGCCTGGCGCTCGGCGCCGCTGCGCCGCGGGCCATTGGGCGAGTTGATCTCGGGCAGCCACAGGCGGCGGCCGAAGACGGTCTCCACATATCCCAGGTCCTTGGCCTTCAGCCGCGTTTCGTCCATGTAGCGCTTCACCCCCGCGAAGCGGGCGAAGTAACGGTCGATGAAGTCCTTCGCCGCCCTCTGCTCGATGCCGAGCTGGCTGGCCAGCCCGAAGGCACCCATGCCGTAGATGAGGCCGAAGTTGATGGTCTTGGCATAACGCCGCTGCTCCGACGACACCTCGTCCAGCGGCGTGCCGAAGACCTCGCTGGCGGTGGCTTTGTGGATGTCGAGGCCGCGCTCGAAGGCGCGCAGCAGCGCCGGGTCTTCGCTGATGTGCGCCATGATGCGCAGCTCGATCTGCGAGTAGTCGGCGCTCAGCAGCACATGGCCCGGCGGCGCGATGAAGGCCTCGCGCACGCGCCGGCCCTCGGGCGTGCGGATGGGGATGTTCTGCAGGTTGGGGTCGTTGCTCGCCAGCCGCCCCGTCACCGCCACGGCCTGCGCGTAAGTGGTGTGCACGCGGCCCGTGGCCGGGTTCACCATCAGCGGCAGCTTGTCGGTGTAGGTGCCCTTGAGCTTGGCCAGGCTGCGCGCCTCCAGGATTTTCGCCGGCAGCGGGTAGTCGGCGGCCAGCTCCTGCAGCACGTCTTCATCCGTGCTCGGCGCGCCAGTGGCCGTCTTCTTCTTCACCGGCAGGCCGAGCTTGCCGAACAGGATCTCGCCGATCTGCTTGGGACTGCCCATGTTGAAGGGCTGGCCCGCGAGCGAGTGTGCCTCGGCTTCGAGAGCCACCAGGCGCTGGCCCAGCTCGGCGCTCTGGCGCGCCAGCACGGTGGCATCGATCAGCACGCCATGGCGCTCGATGCGGCCGAGCACGGCGCTGGTGGGCATCTCGATGCGCTCGTAGACGTAGGCCAGGCCCGCGTCGGCCATCACGCGCGGCAGCAGCAGGCCGCTCAACTGCAGCGCCATCTCGCTGTCTTCGCCCGAATAGGTGGTGGCGCGCTCCACATCCACCTGCGCGAACGGGATCTGGTTTGCGCCCTTGCCGCACAGCGCCTCATAGCTCAGGCCGCGGCGGCCGAGGTGGCGCTCGGCCAGGGCCTCCAGGCCGTGTTTCATGTGGGCCTCGAGCACGTAGCTCTGCAGCAACGTGTCGTGGCGGTAGCCGCGCACGTCGATGCCGGCGTTGGCCAGCACGTGCCAGTCGTACTTGACGTTCTGGCCCACCTTGGGGTGCGCCGCGCTCTCCAGCCAGGGCCTCAGGCGGGCCAGCACCTCGGCCGCCGGCAGCTGCGCCGGGGCGTCGGGGTAGTCATGCGCCAGCGGCACATAGGCCGCGCGGCCGGGCTCGACCGCGAAGCTGATGCCGACGATGCGCGCCACCATCGCATCGAGGCTGTCGGTCTCGGTGTCGAGCGCGGCCAGTTCGGCGGCCATCAGCCGCCCGATCCAGGCCTCAAGGCGGTCCCAGGTGGTGACGGTCTCGTACTCGCGTGCCAGCGGCACGGCGGGCGGCGCGGGGGGCGCATCGGGGGATGCCCCCCGCGCCGGGGCCGCCACCGCCACACCCGGCGCACGGCCCAGCGAGGCCTCAAGCTCGCGCTTCCAGGTGCGAAAGCCGTAGCGCGTGTAGAAGGCCAGCAGTGCCTCACGGTCCACCTCGAGCAGGGCGAGCGCGTCCAGGCTGGGCCAACCCGCCAGCTGCCCCGAGAGGTCGCAGTCGGTCACCACCGTCACCAGCCTGCGGCCCGTGGGCAGCCAGCTCAGCGCCTTGCGCAGGTTCTCGCCGGCCACACCCTTGATGCCGTCGGCGGCAGCCATCACGGCGTCCAGGCTGCCGTGCTCGGCAATCCACTTCGCCGCCGTCTTCGGGCCCACCTTCTCGACGCCGGGCACGTTGTCCACCGTGTCGCCCATCAGCGTGAGGTAGTCGACGATGCGCGTCGGCGGGACGCCGAACTTGGCCAGCACGCCGGCTTCGTCCAGCACCTCGGGCGGCTTGCTCATGGTGTTGATGAGGCTCACCTGCGGCGTCACCAGCTGGGCCAGGTCCTTGTCGCCGGTGGAGATCAGCACGTGGTGGCCCTCACCGGCTGCGCGGTGCGCCAACGTGCCGATGGCGTCGTCGGCCTCGATGCCCGGGGGCACCAGCACTGGCCAGCCCAGCAGGCGCACGGCCTCGTGGATGGGCTCGATCTGGGCACGCAGGTCGTCGGGCATGGGCGCGCGCTGGGCCTTGTACTCGGGGTACCAGTCGTCGCGGAAGGTCTTGCCGGGGGCGTCGAACACGCAGGCCGCGTGCGCCGCGGGGTAGCGCTCGCGCATCCAGGTCATCATGGCCACCATGCCGTGGATGGCGCCGGTGGGAAAGCCCTCCGGCGAGCGCAGATCGGGCATGGCGTGGAAGGCGCGGTACAGGTAGCTGGAGCCGTCCACCAGCAGCATCAGGCCCGGCTCGGGATTGCGGGATGCGGTCATGCGCGGGATCGTAGCCCGAGCCGCTCGATAGAATCGCGAGACCATGCTCCCCAACCTCTCGACGCGGCGCACGCTGCTCGCCCTGGCGCTGCTTGGCACGTCCGCCGGGGCGTCGGCGCAGGCGGCCGGGGCGCCGGCCGGTGCCGCCTCCGCACCGGCCAAGTCACAGGCCGAGCGCCCGCACATCACTGTGCTGGAAGACGACAACACCCGCATCGAGGAGCACCGGGTGCGGGGCGCGGTCACCCGGATCACGGTGCAGAGCAAGGTTGGCGCGCTGCCAGCCTACGAGATCCAGGTCATCCCGCCGGGCCGCGAGTCGATGAACGACCGCGGCAGCCAGGGCAAGCGCACCTGGTCGTTGTTGCGCTTTTAGCCGCCCCCGCATGGCGGTCTACACCGAAGTCTCGTTCGCCGAGGCCGACGCGCTGGTGCAGCGCCTGGGTCTGGGTGCACTCACCGATCTGCAGGGCATCGGCAGCGGCATCGAGAACACCAACTACTACGCCACCACGGTGCGCGGCCAGTGGGTGTTGACGCTGTTCGAGCGGCTCTCGCCCACCGAACTGCCCTACTACCTGGCGCTGATGCAGCACCTGGCCGCGCGCGGCATACCCGTGCCGGCGCCGCAGCCGGCAACCGACGGCAGCCTGGTGCACAGCGTGGCCGGCAAGCCGGCCTCGGTGGTGACACGCCTGCCCGGCGGCCACCGCCTGGCGCCCGGCGTGAACCACTGCGTGCAGGTGGGCCGCATGCTGGCGCGCATGCACACGGCCGGACAGTCATTGCCGGTATCGCAGCCGCACCTGCGCGGCCTGTCGTGGTGGGCCGAGACGGTGCCGGTGGTGCTGCCGTTCCTGCAGCCGGCGCAGGCCTCGCTGCTGGTGGACGAGCTCGCCTTCCAACAGGAGCTGGCGGCGTCACCGCTCGGGCAGACTCTGCACAGGGGACCGATCCACGCCGACCTGTTCCGCGACAACGTGATGTTCGACGACACCGCCGGGCCCGACACGCTCTGCGGCTTTTTCGACTTCTACTTCGCCGGCACCGACTGGCTGCTGTTCGACGTGGCCGTGTGCCTGAACGACTGGTGCTGCGACCTCAGCACCGGGGCCCTGGCCGAAGACCGCGCCAGTGCCTTCGTTGCCGCCTACCGCACCGAGCGCGGGCTCACGCCCGGCGAGATCCGCGCCCTGCCCGCGCTTTTGCGCGCCGCGGCGCTGCGCTTCTGGATCAGCCGGCTGTGGGACTTGCACCTGCCGCGCCCTGCCGCCATGCTGGCGCCCAAGGATCCCGCTCATTTCGAGCGCGTGCTGCGGCAGCGCATCGCCTGCCCCTGGCACCCGCAGCCCTGAAGGTGCGCACCGCATGCCGCTCATCCTGAAGTCTGTCGAGGCCGTGCGCGGCACGCGGTGGATCACCGACGCATGGCGCCTTTTCCGCAAGCGCCCGCTGGGTTTCCTGGCGCTGTTCGCCATGTTCCTGTTCACGGCGCTGCTGGTCAGCATGGTGCCACTGCTCGGGCCGGTGTTGCAGATGATGGCGCTGCCGCTGCTGGGACTGGGGTTCATGATCGCTGCGCAGTCGGCGTTGCTCAACGGGCCGGTGCACCCGCGCTGCTTCATCGAGCCGCTGCGCACCGATGCCTCGCGGCGGCGCACCCTGCTGACGCTGTGCGCGATCTACGGATGCTTCGCGCTGGTGATCCTGGCGGTGGGCGATTGGCTGTCGGGCGGCGCCTGGGGCCGGCTGCAGCAGGCCATGGCCCAGGGCTCGACGGCCCAGCCCGAGATCGACGCCATCCTGTCCGAGCCCGGCGTGGGCAGCGGTGCACTTTTTGTGGGGCTGACCGGCACGATGCTGACGGTGCCGTTCTGGCACGCGCCGGCCCTGGTGCATTGGGGCGGGCAGGCGGTCGGCCAGTCGCTTTTCTCCAGCACGCTGGCGGTCTGGCGCGCCAAGGGTGCCTTCGTCGTCTACCTGCTCGGCTGGGTCGTCAGCGTGCTGCTGTTCGCCTTGGGCAGCGCCCTGCTGTTGGGCCTGCTGGGCGCGCCGCAGTGGGCCGGCCTCGTGGGCATCCCGGCAGGGCTGGTGTTCTCGGCCGTCTTCTACATCTCGCTGCTGTTCACGTTCAATGACAGCTTCGGCGGCTCGCCGGTGCAGGCCGAGACACCCGAGGCTGATCAGCCCGGCGGCCCCGGCTGACGCCGGCGCCAGGCCAGCAGCGCGGCCGCCGCCAACAGCAGCCCCGGCAGCAGAGGGTCGGCCCGGCCTCCGTCCCAGGCCACGCGGCTGCAGCCGCCGCCACCGCCGGCATCGGACACGGGCGCCGGGGTCGGCGCCGGTGCGGGGCTGGCCAGCGGCGGTGAGACCGGTGGCGGCTGCGGCGCCACCGGCGGCGCCGTACCCACGGCCTGCACCTGCAGCCGACGCATCGGCGGATGAACCCCGTCGTTGCGCCACTGCAGCGATGCCTCCTGCAGCCCGCCTGCCGCCGCCGTGGCCGCCACGCGCACGGTGCAGCGGCCGTCAGGCGGCAGCACGGTGTTCGCGGCGCAGCTGTCGGCACCCCCGTTCGCGAGCAGACGGAAGGCCGCCCGGCCAGGCCCGGTGATCGCGGGCGTGCCCAGCACCAGCGGCGCCGGGCCGGCGTTGTGCAGGGTCATCAACGCCAGGGCCACGGAGTTCAGGGCCGCCTGCAGCGCCACCACAGGCTCGGCGGCCGCATCGAGCCAGCGGGCCAGGCCGGCGCCGACCTGACCCACCGTGGCCGACACGCCCACCGGCCGCAGCACCGCGGCGCCGTCGCCCCAGTCCAGCGCCGCCTGCACGCGACCCTCGCCCCCGGCCACCAGCCCGATCTGCACCGTGCAGTCCGCCCCGGGCGCCAGCACCATGGGGCAATCGTGGGCCAGGGTCAGCCCGGTGGCGCCGCCAGGCGCCAGCTCGCGCAGCCGGGGCGCCAGGACCAGGGCAGTGCCGCTGCGGTTGCGCAGACGCACCGCCTGCGGTGCCAGTGCGGCGCCGGGGCTCGTGCGGCCGAACTCAAGCCCCCAGGGCCACGTCAGCGCGGGCGAGCCACCCTCGGCCTCGGCGCTGACGAGGGCCAGGAAAGCCGACAGGTCGGCCTTGTCGGCGGGCGACAGCAGATCGCTCAGATAGCCCATGGCCGCGGCCTTGCGCAGCGCCTCGTCGATGGCGAACGGGCCGCGCGCGGCGTTGAGCAGCCGGTTGCGGTCGAGGCCAGGATCTGGCCCGTGGCACTCCACGCACGAGGCCCCGCCGCCAGGCAGGCCCAGATACAGGCGGGCTCCCTTTGCCGCGTCCTGCGCGACGGCTGGCACGGCCGCCAGCAGGGCCAGGAGGGGCGGGAGGGCCCGCGCGAAGGGCAGATGGAATCGGGGCATCCGCCCGATGCCAACGCGCCTTCGCGACAGGGCGATGACAGTGCCCCAAACCCCACCAGCGAGCCGCTCGAGCCCGATGGCGTGAGGGCCGCCTGCGGGCCCGGAAGTCCCGGATCAGTCGATCGGCGTGAGCTTGGCGATCGCCAGCGCCAGCCACTTGGCGCCGTGCCGCCCGAAGTGCACGTGGGCGCGGGCGTCGGCGCCGCGGCCCTCAAGCACCGAGATCACGCCCTCGCCGAACTTGGCATGGAACACGGTCTGGCCGACGCGCCAACCGCCCTCGGCTGCCGGCAGCGGCGGCGTGGGCGGCGGTGCCCAGGCGTCGGCCATGCGCGGCGGCGGCGCCACGCGCCCGGCGCCGACGATGCCCGACAAGCCCGAGCCGCGTTGCCAGGCCTGCTGGTACTCACGCGCATAGCCCGAGCCGAAGCCCTGCCGTCGCGGCGTGAGCCACTTCAGCGCGTCTTCGGGCAGCTCGTCGAAGAAGCGGCTCTTGACGTTGTAGCGGGTCTGCCCGTGCAGCAGCCGCGTCTGGCTGAAGCTCAGATACAGCCGCCGCCGCGCGCGCGTGATGGCCACGTACATCAGGCGGCGCTCCTCTTCGACGCCGTCGGCATCCGACAGGCTCTGTTCGTGCGGGAACAGGCCCTCCTCGATGCCGGTGATGAACACGCCGTCGAATTCCAGGCCCTTGGCGCTGTGCACCGTCATCAACTGGATCGCGTCGGCGCCCGCCTGGGCCTGGTTGTCGCCGGCCTCCAGGCTGGCGTGCGTCAGGAAGGCCGCCAGAGGCGACAGCACCTCGCCGGTGTCCGGATCGGGCGCGGCGGCGGTGCCAGCCTGCTCGTCCACCGGCAGCGCCACGGCGTCCTTGCCATAGCCCTCCTGCGTGACGAAGCTCTCGGCGGCGTTGATCAATTCCTCGAGGTTCTCGAGACGGTCCTCGCCTTCCTTGTCGTTCTTGTAGAACAGGCGCAGGCCGCTGGTCTCGAGCACATGGTCGATGATCTCGCGCAGCGTCAGGCCCTGCGTCGCGGCGCGCATCTGGTCGACCCGCTGCACGAAGGCGGCGATCTTCTTGCCGGCGGCGCCGTCGAGGCCGCCCACGCTCTGCGCCAGGCTGCGGCCGGTGGCCCGGGCCACGTCCTGCAGCTGCTCCACCGAGCGCGTGCCGATGCCGCGCGCCGGGAAGTTGACGACCCGCAAGAAACTCGTGTCGTCGTTGGCGTTCTCCAGCAGCCGCAGATAGGCCAGCGCGTGCTTGACCTCGGCGCGCTCGAAGAAGCGCAAACCGCCATACACGCGGTAGGGCATGCCGGCGTTGAAGAGGGCGCTCTCCAGCACGCGGCTCTGCGCGTTGCTGCGGTAGAGCAAGGCGATCTCGCGACGCGGCGTGCCAGCGCGCACGAGGCCGCCAATCTCCTCGAGCAGCCACTGCGCCTCGGCGTAGTCCGACGGCGCCTCGTGCACCCGCACGGGCTCGCCGGCCCCGGCGTCGGTGCGCAGGTTCTTGCCCAGCCGCGCGCTGTTGTGCGAGATCAGCTCGTTGGCGGCGTCGAGGATGTGGCCCGAGCTGCGGTAGTTCTGCTCCAGCTTCACGACGCGCCCGACCCGGTACTCGCGCTCGAAATCGGCCATGTTGCCCACGCGCGCGCCGCGGAAGGCGTAGATGCTCTGGTCGTCGTCGCCCACCGCGAACACGCCCTGCCCAAGCCCAGGCGGCGCAAACATCTTCAGCCACGCGTACTGAAGCCGGTTGGTGTCCTGGAACTCGTCGACGAGCACATGCGAAAACCGGCGCTGGTAGTGCTCGCGCAGGGCATCGTTGTCGCGCATCAGCTCGTAGCTGCGCAGCATCAGCTCGGCGAAGTCGACCACTCCCTCCTTGGCGCACTGGGCCTCGTAGGCCTCGTAAACCTGCACGAGCTTGCGCGTGTGCTCGTCGCGTGCGTCAACCTGGGGTGGCCGCCGGCCGTCTTCCTTCGAACCCGCAATGAACCAGGTCACCTGCTTGGGCACGAAGCGCTCTTCGTCCAGGTTCATGGCCTTGATCACGCGCTTGACGGCGCTGAGCTGGTCGCCGCTGTCCAGGATCTGGAAGCCCTGCGGCAGCCCGGCGAGCTTCCAGTGCGCGCGCAGGAAGCGGTTGCACAGGCCGTGGAAGGTGCCGATCCACATGCCTCGCACGGCCACCGGCAGCATGGCCGACAGCCGCGTGAGCATCTCCTTGGCCGCCTTGTTCGTGAAGGTCACGCCCAGGATGCCGCCCGGCGACGCCTGCCCCGTGTGCAGCAGCCAGGCGATGCGCGTCGTCAGCACGCGTGTCTTGCCGGAGCCGGCGCCGGCCAGGATGAGCGAAGGCACCTGCGGCAGCGTCACGGCGGCCAGCTGCTCTGGATTCAGGCCGCGCAACAGGCGTGCTTCGGGCGTGCCCTGCCCGGCGGCCTCGGGATCGGGGGGCGGGGCCGTCGGCGCGCTGCGGTGCATGGGCGGATTCTAGGAGTCCAACGTCGTCGCCCTGATGAGGTCAGCGCTGGGGCGGCCAGCAGCCCGTCGCTACACTGCGCCGCCGTCAGCTGACCCCGCCGAGAGCCCGCCATGGAGATCTTCGACTACGACAACATCCTGCTTCTGCCGCGCAAGTGCCGCGTCGACAGCCGCAGCGCGTGCGACACCACGGTCGAGTTCGGCGGCCGCCGCTTTGCGCTGCCGGTGGTGCCGAGCAACATGAAGACCGTGCTCGACGAGCCCATCGCAAAAGCGCTGGCCCGCAGCGACCACTTCTATGTGATGCACCGCTTCGACCTCGACAACGTGGCCTTCGCACGGCGCATGCGCGAGCTGGGGCTTTACGTGTCGATCAGCTCGGGCGTCAAGCCGCAGGACTTCGAGGTCATCGACCGGCTGGCTGCCGACGGCACCGGCGCGGACTACGTCACGATCGACATCGCGCACGGCCACGCCGACAGCGTCCGGCGCACCATCGAGCACATCAAGGCGAAGTTGCCACAGGCCTTCGTCATCGCCGGCAACGTGGCCACGCCGGAGGCGGTGATCGACCTCGAGAACTGGGGTGCCGATGCCACCAAGGTGGGCGTGGGCCCCGGCAAGGTCTGCATCACCAAGCTCAAGACGGGCTTTGGCACCGGCGGCTGGCAGCTCAGCGCGCTCAAGTGGTGCAGCCGCGTGGCCACCAAGCCCATCATCGCCGACGGCGGCATCCGCCACCACGGCGACATCGCCAAGAGCGTGCGCTTCGGCGCCGCCATGGTGATGGTGGGCAGCCTGTTCGCCGGGCATGAAGAGAGCCCGGGCGCCACGGTGGAGGTCGACGGCAAGCTCCACAAGGAGTACTACGGCTCGGCCTCGGACTTCAACAAGGGCGAGTACAAGCACGTCGAGGGCAAGCGGATCCTGGAGCCGGTCAAGGGCCGCCTGGCGGATACGCTGCGCGAGATGCGCGAGGACTTGCAGAGCAGCATCAGCTATGCCGGCGGCACGCGGCTGCAGGACCTGAAGAAGGTGAACTACGTGATCCTGGGCGGCGAGAACGCGGGCGAGCACCTGTTCATGTAGCGGCCGCCAGCCGCACGGTACGGCTGTCCAGCGCCACGCGCTGCCCGGCCCGCAGCTTGGCGCCGCGGCGCGCCTCCACACGGCCGTCCACCTGCACGTGGCCGGCGGCGATGAGCTGCTTGGCGGCGCCGCCGCTGGGGGCCCAGCCGGTGGCCTTGAGCAGCGCGTCGAGCGTGATGTGCTCGCCGCGCAGGATGAAGGTGGTCTCGGTCATCACCGCGTCACTCCCCGGCCCTCGCTGCTGCCGCCCCAGCGCCGCGGGCGGCCGGCGGCCCTGCGCGGTCCTCGGCCGCTGACGGCTCGGGCATGGGTGGATCCTAGAATCATCGGTTGACCTGCATTCTGGCCCCGGCCCCGCCATGACCGACACGCCCAAGTCCTTCGAACCCGCTTCGATCGAGGCCCGCTGGGGCCCGCGCTGGGCCGGGGACGGCGCCTTCGCGCCCACGCTCGACGCGGGCAGGCCCTCGTTCTGCATCCAACTGCCGCCGCCCAACGTGACGGGCACGCTGCACATGGGCCACGCGTTCAACCAGACCATCATGGACGCGCTGACCCGCTACCACCGCATGCGCGGCCACAACACGCTGTGGGTTCCGGGCACCGATCACGCTGGCATCGCCACGCAGATCGTCGTGGAGCGCCAGCTCCAGGAAGGAGGGCTCAGCCGCCACGACCTTGGCCGCAAGAACTTCGTCGCCCAGGTGTGGGACTGGAAGGCGAGCAGCGGCGCCACGATCACGAACCAGATGCGCCGCCTGGGCGACAGCGTTGACTGGAGCCGCGAGTACTTCACGATGGACGAGTCGCTTTCGGCCGTCGTCACTGAGACCTTCGTGCGGCTCTACGACGAGGGCCTCATCTACCGCGGCCAGCGCCTGGTGAGCTGGGACCCGCAGCTCAAGAGCGCCGTCTCCGATCTGGAGGTGGAAAGCGAAGAGGAAGACGGCTTCCTCTGGCACATCGCCTACCCGCTGTCCGACGGCAGCGGTCAGCTCGTGGTGGCCACCACGCGCCCCGAGACCATGCTCGGCGACACCGCGGTGATGGTGCACCCGGAAGACGACCGTTATGCCGCGATGGTGGGCAAGACGGTGACGCTGCCGCTGGTGGGACGCGAGATCCCGGTGATCGCCGACGCCTACGTCGACCGCGCCTTCGGCACCGGCGTCGTCAAGGTGACGCCGGCCCACGACGCCAACGACCACGCCGTGGGCCAGCGCCACGGGCTGCCGATGATCGGCGTGCTCGACCTCGACGCCAAGGTCAACGCCAACGCCCCCGAGGCCTACCGCGGCCTGGACCGCTTCGTGGCGCGCAAGAAGGTCGTGGCCGATCTCGAGGCGCTGGGCCTGCTGGTCGAGACCAGGAAGCACAAGCTGCAGGTCCCGCGCTGCGCACGCACCGGCCAGGTGGTCGAGCCCATGCTCACCGACCAGTGGTTCGTGGCGGTCGAGAAGCCCGGCCTGAACCCTGATGGCACGCCGGGCCTGAGCATCGGCGAGAAAGCCCGCCGCGCCGTGAGCAGCGGGCAGGTGCGCTTTGTGCCCGGCGAGTGGGTCAACACCTACAAGCACTGGATGGACAACCTGCAGGACTGGTGCATCAGCCGCCAGCTCTGGTGGGGCCACCAGATTCCGGCCTGGTACGGCACGGGTGGCGAGGTCTTCGTGGCGCGATCCGAGGCCGAGGCGCGCGAGCGCGCCGCCGCGGCCGGCTACACCGGCGGGCTCACGCGCGACGAGGACGTGCTCGACACCTGGTACTCGTCGGCGCTGGTGCCGTTTTCGTCGCTCGGCTGGCCCCGGCAGACAAAGGAGCTCGATCTGTTCCTGCCCAGCACGGTGCTCGTCACGGCCTTCGACATCATCTTCTTCTGGGTCGCCCGGATGATCATGATGACGACGCACTTCACCGGGCAGGTGCCCTTCCGCGACGTCTACATCCATGGCCTCGTGCGCGACGCGCAGGGCCAGAAGATGAGCAAGAGCGAAGGCAATGTGCTGGATCCCGTCGACCTCATCGACGGCATCGCGCTGGAGCCCCTGCTGGCCAAGCGCTCAGCCGGCCTGCGCAAGCCCGAGACGGCGCCGCGCGTGCGCAAGCAGACTGCGGCGGAGTTTCCCGAAGGCATCCCCGCCTACGGCGCCGACGCGCTGCGCCTGACCATGGCCAGCTACGCCACGCTGGGCCGCAACATCAACTTTGACGCCAAGCGCTGCGAGGGCTACCGCAATTTCTGCAACAAGCTCTGGAACGCGACCAAGTTCGTGCTGATGAACTGCGAGGGCGCCGACTGCGGGCTGGCCGAGCACAGCAAGGCCGAGTGCGCACCGGCCGTGTTCGACGCCGCCGGGCAGATCACCACCCCGGCCGGGCCCTACCACGGCTACCTGCGCTTCAGCCCCGCCGACCGCTGGATCAGCGGCGAACTGCAGCGCGTGGAAGACGCGGTGGCCAGGGCCTTCGCCGACTACCGGCTCGACACCGTGGTCTCGGCGATCTACGGCTTCGTCTGGGACGAATACTGCGACTGGTACCTCGAGATCGCCAAGGTGCAGCTGGCCGAAGCCAAGAGGGCCGGCGACGAGAGCACCGCCCGCGCCACGCGCCGCACGCTCATCCGCACATTGGAGACCGTGCTGCGCCTGCTGCACCCGGTGGCGCCCTTCATCACTGCCGAGCTGTGGGAGGCGGTGGCGCCGGTGGCCAGGCGCAAGGGCCAGGTGGACAGCGTCGTCACCGCGCCCTACCCACAGGCCCAGCTCGAGAAGGTGGACGCGAAGGCTGACGCCTGGATCGCCCAGCTCAAGGCCGTGGCGGCCGAGGTGCGGCGCCTGCGCAGCGAGATGGGGCTGCAGCCGGGCGAAAAGGTGCCTCTGATCACGCTGGGCGATGACGGTTTCGTGGGCGTCGCCACACCGCTGCTGACGGCGCTGGTCCGCCTGTCCGAGGTGCGCATGATGGCCGACGAAGCCGCCTTCGCCGCCGCCACGCAGGCTGCGCCGGTGGCGGTGGCCGGCGGGCTGCGCCTGGCGCTGTTCGTCGAAATCGACGTCGGTGCCGAGCGCGCACGCCTGGACAAGGAGATCGCCCGGCTGCAGGGCGAGGTCGCCAAGGCCACGGCCAAGCTGGGCAACGAGAGTTTCGTGGCGCGCGCGCCGGGCGCCGTGGTGGCGCAGGAGCGCATGCGCCTGGCGGACTTCGAGACTGCCGTCACGCGGCTGGCCGGCCAGCGCGCGCGGCTCGGCTGACAGAATCCCCGCCACCGCCGCGAACCCCCACTCCACCATGCCCATCCGCAAGGCCATCTTCCCCGTCGCCGGCCTCGGCACGCGCTTCCTGCCGGCCACCAAGGCCCAGCCCAAGGAGATGCTGCCGGTGGTCGACAAACCGCTGATCCAGTACGCCGTGGAGGAAGCCTACGCTGCGGGG
The genomic region above belongs to Ideonella sp. WA131b and contains:
- a CDS encoding JDVT-CTERM domain-containing protein: MPRFHLPFARALPPLLALLAAVPAVAQDAAKGARLYLGLPGGGASCVECHGPDPGLDRNRLLNAARGPFAIDEALRKAAAMGYLSDLLSPADKADLSAFLALVSAEAEGGSPALTWPWGLEFGRTSPGAALAPQAVRLRNRSGTALVLAPRLRELAPGGATGLTLAHDCPMVLAPGADCTVQIGLVAGGEGRVQAALDWGDGAAVLRPVGVSATVGQVGAGLARWLDAAAEPVVALQAALNSVALALMTLHNAGPAPLVLGTPAITGPGRAAFRLLANGGADSCAANTVLPPDGRCTVRVAATAAAGGLQEASLQWRNDGVHPPMRRLQVQAVGTAPPVAPQPPPVSPPLASPAPAPTPAPVSDAGGGGGCSRVAWDGGRADPLLPGLLLAAAALLAWRRRQPGPPG
- a CDS encoding UvrD-helicase domain-containing protein, with the translated sequence MHRSAPTAPPPDPEAAGQGTPEARLLRGLNPEQLAAVTLPQVPSLILAGAGSGKTRVLTTRIAWLLHTGQASPGGILGVTFTNKAAKEMLTRLSAMLPVAVRGMWIGTFHGLCNRFLRAHWKLAGLPQGFQILDSGDQLSAVKRVIKAMNLDEERFVPKQVTWFIAGSKEDGRRPPQVDARDEHTRKLVQVYEAYEAQCAKEGVVDFAELMLRSYELMRDNDALREHYQRRFSHVLVDEFQDTNRLQYAWLKMFAPPGLGQGVFAVGDDDQSIYAFRGARVGNMADFEREYRVGRVVKLEQNYRSSGHILDAANELISHNSARLGKNLRTDAGAGEPVRVHEAPSDYAEAQWLLEEIGGLVRAGTPRREIALLYRSNAQSRVLESALFNAGMPYRVYGGLRFFERAEVKHALAYLRLLENANDDTSFLRVVNFPARGIGTRSVEQLQDVARATGRSLAQSVGGLDGAAGKKIAAFVQRVDQMRAATQGLTLREIIDHVLETSGLRLFYKNDKEGEDRLENLEELINAAESFVTQEGYGKDAVALPVDEQAGTAAAPDPDTGEVLSPLAAFLTHASLEAGDNQAQAGADAIQLMTVHSAKGLEFDGVFITGIEEGLFPHEQSLSDADGVEEERRLMYVAITRARRRLYLSFSQTRLLHGQTRYNVKSRFFDELPEDALKWLTPRRQGFGSGYAREYQQAWQRGSGLSGIVGAGRVAPPPRMADAWAPPPTPPLPAAEGGWRVGQTVFHAKFGEGVISVLEGRGADARAHVHFGRHGAKWLALAIAKLTPID
- a CDS encoding GMP reductase produces the protein MEIFDYDNILLLPRKCRVDSRSACDTTVEFGGRRFALPVVPSNMKTVLDEPIAKALARSDHFYVMHRFDLDNVAFARRMRELGLYVSISSGVKPQDFEVIDRLAADGTGADYVTIDIAHGHADSVRRTIEHIKAKLPQAFVIAGNVATPEAVIDLENWGADATKVGVGPGKVCITKLKTGFGTGGWQLSALKWCSRVATKPIIADGGIRHHGDIAKSVRFGAAMVMVGSLFAGHEESPGATVEVDGKLHKEYYGSASDFNKGEYKHVEGKRILEPVKGRLADTLREMREDLQSSISYAGGTRLQDLKKVNYVILGGENAGEHLFM
- a CDS encoding RNA-binding S4 domain-containing protein, with translation MTETTFILRGEHITLDALLKATGWAPSGGAAKQLIAAGHVQVDGRVEARRGAKLRAGQRVALDSRTVRLAAAT